AGATGGACACCACCACCACGGTGCGGGTCGTGCTGTTCCCTACGCCCGCGGTGCCGCCGCGCGTGCGCATGCCAAAATGACAGCCCACGATGGCGATGATCGAGCCGAAGACTGGCGTCTTCAGCATGCCACTGAGCAGATCTCGCATCGTGACCGTGCCGAGCGCGCTGCGCAGGAAGAACTCCGACGGAATGTTGAACTGGAAGTCCGTGATGAACATCGCGCCACCGAACCCCAGCACGAGGGCGATCGCCGCCAAGACGGGCATGACCAAGGTGGACGCCACCAGGCGCGGCAGCACCAGCTTCTTGTAGGGATCCGCGCCCAAGGCTCGCAGTGCATCGATCTGCTCCGTCACCGCCATGGAGCCCACTTCGGCGGCCATGCCGGCTCCGATACGGCCGCCCACGATCACGGCCGTCAACGTTGGCGCGAGCTCCCGCGCGAAGGAGAGCCCGACGACACGCCCGGTGTATTCCATGCCGCCGAACTTCCGCAGGCCGAAGGCAAACTGCACCGCCATCACCATGCCGATGAAGACGCTCGTGACCACGACGATACCTAGGGAGCGCACCCCCAGGCTTTCCACTTGGGTGACGATGGCGCGCCCTTCGAAGGGGCGTCGAAACAGCGCGCGCGTGGTCTTGACCAGCATCACGGTCATCACGCCGAGGTGATCCAAGAAGCCCAGGACGCGCGCCGTTTGCGCCGTCACCGTGTCCGGAGGCGGTGCCGGAACGAAGCTCATCCGACCCGAGGCGGGGCCCGAGAGCGGCGCGGTGTCCTGAGAGTCGCGAGTCATTGCAGGGTTCGAAAACCGGTTACGAATCGGTCGAATTGTTCTGGTGCGCCCCGACCCACGTCGGCAATGTAGAGGAAGTCGTAGACGCAGCCGTCCTTCTTGAGCACGTAGATGGTGAACGCCTTTGGCACGCCGTCCAGTTCTGCCACGATTTCCGTGCGCAGGGCGTCGCGACCATCCAATGCCAGGGTCTGTTGGCTCTTGAGCTCGCGATCCGTGAAGTGGATGAAGAGGTGATGCGTGAGTGCCTCGAGGGGCACGTCGTCGCCGTCTTGGCCGCAGCGACCATTGACGCCGATGGTGGCCCCGTCCGCGTCGTCGCGGAAGGCGAGCAACGCATGGCTTGCCTGGAGCTCTCGCCAGCCGTCGGGGACTGGGCCGACGCGAAATGCGAGGCCCTCGCCTCGATAGGTGTGGCCATCGAACTGCGCTCCGCCGCAACCAAGGGCGGACAAAGCAATGAGAAATGGCCAGATCCGGGACATCGCGGACTGGCGACGTTAGCACGTCCCGGGCATGGCAAGCGTCAGGCCAAGGGGCCGGTGCGTCTGGGCTCGCAGAAGGCTTTCGGGGTGCTTAGGTTGTTCGGGCCGTGATTCCGATCCGGGACGAGAACCCCAGCAGCACGCGCCCGGTCGTCACCATGGCGCTCATCGTAGCCAACGTGGTTGCATTCCTGTTGGAGTTACTGGCCCTCGGCCCCGTGGGGCCGGGGTTGATCCAGAGCTTCGGAGTGGTTCCCGCGCGGCTGCTGTCGGACCCCGTCGGCGAGTCGTGGACCGTTTTCACCAGCATGTTCATGCATGGCGGTTGGGAGCACTTGGGGGGCAACATGCTCTTCCTCTACATCTTCG
This genomic stretch from Polyangiaceae bacterium harbors:
- a CDS encoding ABC transporter permease, encoding MTRDSQDTAPLSGPASGRMSFVPAPPPDTVTAQTARVLGFLDHLGVMTVMLVKTTRALFRRPFEGRAIVTQVESLGVRSLGIVVVTSVFIGMVMAVQFAFGLRKFGGMEYTGRVVGLSFARELAPTLTAVIVGGRIGAGMAAEVGSMAVTEQIDALRALGADPYKKLVLPRLVASTLVMPVLAAIALVLGFGGAMFITDFQFNIPSEFFLRSALGTVTMRDLLSGMLKTPVFGSIIAIVGCHFGMRTRGGTAGVGNSTTRTVVVVSISILIADFFLTKVFLSVLPII